AAATCTCCCTGGCCCTGTTGTGTGATTAAAATTACAAATAGAAAACTTATATTATGGTTTATTTATATACGGCATTTATTGATATCAGTGAACTGTGATAGTAAATTTCTATAGGAATTAAGTCAACTTTTCACGATATTTATTGTTAGTAAAAGCGACAAATAATACGCCGACAATATTCAAAAAAACTAAATTTCTTATGTTTGATTTAGACCTAGTAAAAAAAGTGTATTCAGAACTCCCCGAAAAGGTGAAACAAGCCAAAGATATTCTGAATAAGCCAATGACGTACGCAGAAAAAATTCTTTATTCTCACCTGTTTGCAGCGCAGGAATTAGCTGCCTTTAAACGAGGAGCAGATTATGTTGATTTTGCTCCCGACAGAGTAGCCATGCAGGACGCCACTGCACAGATGGCATTACTTCAATTTATTAACTCAGGTAAAAAGCGGACAGCTGTTCCGTCAACCGTACACTGCGACCACTTGATTCAGGCGCAGGTGGAAGGAAAAACCGACCTCTCCGTTTCGAAAACAGCCAATAAGGAAGTTTTTGATTTCCTTGAGTCCGTTTCGAATAAATACGGAATTGGTTTCTGGAAACCGGGAGCAGGTATTATTCACCAGGTGGTTTTGGAAAACTATGCATTCCCGGGAGGAATGATGATTGGAACCGACTCGCACACCGTTAACGCGGGTGGACTGGGAATGGTTGCCATTGGAGTTGGTGGTGCCGATGCTGTTGATGTGATGGCAGGAATGGCGTGGGAGCTGAAAATGCCCAAAATGATCGGAGTAAAACTGACCGGGAAACTGAGTGGCTGGGCCGCTCCAAAAGATGTAATTCTTAAAGTAGCCGGAATCCTGACTGTAAAAGGTGGAACCGGAGCTATTATCGAATACTTTGGCGAAGGTGCAAAATCGCTTTCAGCAACCGGTAAAGGAACGATCTGTAACATGGGTGCTGAAGTCGGTGCTACCACAAGTATTTTTGCTTACGACGAAAGTATGGAGCGTTATCTACGCGCTACAGGTCGTGCAGAAGTGGCAGAATTGGCTAACGGGGTAAAAGAACACCTTGATGCCGATGATGAAGTATATGCAAATCCTGAAAAGTATTACGACGAGATAATTGAGATCAACCTTTCAGAACTGGAGCCACACGTTAACGGGCCTTTTACTCCCGACCGTGCAACTCCTATTTCACAAATGAAAGAAGAAGCTCAGGCCAACGGATGGCCAATGGATATTTCAGTAGGTTTAATCGGTAGCTGTACCAACTCTTCCTACGAAGATATTTCGCGTGCGGCATCGATTGCCAAACAAGCTGAGGAAAAAGGACTTGTAGCAAAATCGGAGTTTACCGTTACACCGGGATCGGAGCAGGTACGTTACACCATCGAACGCGATGGATTTATCGATACTTTCGAGAAAATTGGCGGTAAAGTTTTTGCCAATGCCTGTGGACCTTGTATCGGTCAGTGGGCACGTCCGGGAGCTGAAAAAGGAGAAAAAAACACGATTGTACACTCGTTCAACCGTAACTTCTCGAAACGTGCCGACGGTAACCCAAATACCCACGCTTTTGTAACATCGCCCGAAATGGTAACGGCACTGGCAATTGCCGGTCGTTTGGATTTTAATCCTGCCACCGATACCTTAACCAACAAAGACGGTGTGGAAGTAAAACTTGATCTTCCAACGGGTGTAGAATTACCAAGCAAGGGATTTGATGTAAAGGATCCGGGATTCCAGGCACCGGCTAAAGACGGATCGGGTGTTGAAATAAATGTTTCACCGGAATCGAAACGTCTGCAATTGTTGTATCCATTCGAAGCCTGGGATGGGGAAAATATATCAGGAGCTAAACTGCTGATAAAAGCTGAAGGTAAATGTACTACCGACCACATTTCAATGG
The nucleotide sequence above comes from uncultured Draconibacterium sp.. Encoded proteins:
- a CDS encoding aconitate hydratase, which translates into the protein MFDLDLVKKVYSELPEKVKQAKDILNKPMTYAEKILYSHLFAAQELAAFKRGADYVDFAPDRVAMQDATAQMALLQFINSGKKRTAVPSTVHCDHLIQAQVEGKTDLSVSKTANKEVFDFLESVSNKYGIGFWKPGAGIIHQVVLENYAFPGGMMIGTDSHTVNAGGLGMVAIGVGGADAVDVMAGMAWELKMPKMIGVKLTGKLSGWAAPKDVILKVAGILTVKGGTGAIIEYFGEGAKSLSATGKGTICNMGAEVGATTSIFAYDESMERYLRATGRAEVAELANGVKEHLDADDEVYANPEKYYDEIIEINLSELEPHVNGPFTPDRATPISQMKEEAQANGWPMDISVGLIGSCTNSSYEDISRAASIAKQAEEKGLVAKSEFTVTPGSEQVRYTIERDGFIDTFEKIGGKVFANACGPCIGQWARPGAEKGEKNTIVHSFNRNFSKRADGNPNTHAFVTSPEMVTALAIAGRLDFNPATDTLTNKDGVEVKLDLPTGVELPSKGFDVKDPGFQAPAKDGSGVEINVSPESKRLQLLYPFEAWDGENISGAKLLIKAEGKCTTDHISMAGPWLRFRGHLDNISNNMLIGAVNAFNGETNKVKNQLTGEYDAVPAVQRQYKAEGIPTIVVGDHNYGEGSSREHAAMEPRHLGVKAVIVKSFARIHETNLKKQGMLGLTFANENDYDLVQEDDTFNFVDLVDFAPDKPLTVELVHADGSKDTIKVNHTYNEQQIDWFKAGSALSLIRQQNA